Within Methanobrevibacter sp., the genomic segment ACAGCATTTCAACTTTAGCATGGACACTCCATTCAACGAATTGACTACAGAACAGCAAGATACAATATTATATGGCTGCAACGATAAAATACCTTTTACTTTCAAACGTAGAAACAGGTCATATCAGGTAAACCGTAAGTTTGAAGGTGTAATTCCAAGAATGGAACGTTTATATTTGGAAACCAAATCCAACTACAATAGGAAATATATTTCCAAATTCATGAGTGACCATAAGTGTCATGTCTGTGGTGGTAAAAGGCTTCGTCCTGAAGCATTGGCAGTTACAGTTGGAGGAAAATCAATTGCAGACATTGTAGAGATGTCTATTAAGGATTCCTATCAGTTCTTCTTAGATTTGGAACTTAATGAAAGGGAAAATTTCATTGCCAAAGAAGTTTTAAAGGAAATTCGTGAAAGATTAAAATTCCTAGTTGATGTAGGTTTGGATTACCTGTCAATGGAAAGGTCTTCAGGAACATTGTCTGGAGGAGAAGCTCAAAGAATAAGGCTTGCAACCCAAATCGGGTCTGGTTTGGTGGGAGTATTGTATATTTTGGATGAGCCTAGTATCGGTCTTCATCAAAGGGACAATGTAAAACTTATTGAAACTCTTAAAAGACTTAAAAACCTTGGAAATACCTTGATTGTTGTTGAACACGATGAAGAAACAATATTGTCTGCCGACTATGTTGTGGACATTGGCCCTGGAGCCGGAGAACATGGTGGTAAGATAATAGCTGCAGGAACTCCATCCGACATAATGAATTCAGAGGATTCAATAACTGGAAAATACTTGTCAAGACAGGAAGTAATCGACATTCCAACTTCTCGCCGACCTGGAAATGGTAAATTCATTAACATTATAGGTGCAAAGCAGAACAATCTTAAAGATATTGATGTTGACATTCCATTAGGGAAATTTACATGTGTTACTGGAGTCAGCGGCTCCGGTAAAAGTAGTCTGATTAATGAGATTTTATATAAGGGACTATCTGAAAAATTAAACAATAAATTTGCATTTTCAGGCAAATACGATGATATCAAAGGTTATGAAAACATCGATAAGATCATAGCCATTGATCAGAAACCTATTGGAAGAACTCCGAGATCAAATCCGGCTACCTACACAGGTTTGTTTACATATATTCGTGAATTATTCGCAGAAACTCCTGAAGCTAAAGCAAGAGGCTATAAACCTGGTAGATTCAGTTTTAATGTAAAAGGAGGAAGATGCGAAGCATGTTCTGGTGACGGAATAGTTCAGATAGAAATGCACTTCTTGGCTGACGTTTATGTCCCTTGTGAGGTTTGTGGTGGAAAACGTTACAATGATGAAACATTGGATATTAGATATAAGGGTAAAAACATCTATGAAGTTCTTGAAATGACTGTGGATGAAGCATTGGAGTTCTTTGAGAACATTCCCAAAATACAGAAAAAACTTCAAACATTGCATGACGTTGGATTGGGATATATGAAAATCGGTCAGCCGGCCACAACATTATCTGGTGGGGAAGCTCAAAGAATCAAGCTTGCTAAGGAATTGTCAAGAACAAGCACAGGCAAAACCATGTATATTCTTGATGAGCCAACAACAGGTCTTCACTTTGCAGACATTAAAAGATTATTAGATGTGCTTAATCGTTTAACAGATTCTGGAAATTCAGTTGTTGTAATTGAACATAATTTGGACGTTATCAAAACTGCAGATCATATAATTGACTTAGGCCCTGAAGGTGGAGATGGTGGCGGTCAGATAATAGCTACCGGAACTCCAGAAGAGATTGCAAAACAGGACACCTACACTGGACAGTTCCTGCAGCAGATGCTCACTAACAACATCACTCCTTATGCAAAGGAGCTTGTTGAGCAGAAAATGAGTAAATAGAAATATTTATTAAATCATGTAATCAAAAGTTTTAACTATATTATTTTATATAGTTTTTAACTTTTTTAATGAGGAGATTACATGAAAAGTAAATTTTTAGAACCATTTTTAATTTTTATTCGCGGTTTATTAATGGGTTCTGCAGATATTGTTCCAGGGGTTTCAGGAGGAACAATAGCTTTAATCACTGGAATATATGAACATCTGGTTCATGCGATTAGTAAAATAAGGTTCAGATGCCTAAAGCCTTTGCTGAAAGGAAATTTCAACGAGTTCAAGTTGAAATTCGAGGAAGATATTGATTATAGGTTTTTCATACCACTTCTTTTAGGGATTGGTATAGCAATGCTAAGTTTGGCTAAGGTCATCACTTATTGTATGGATGTATACACTGCAGTTACATATTCCTTCTTTTTAGGTCTTATTTTGGCTTCTTCCTATGTATTGTATAGGCAAATTGCTAAGGTAAGTCTGAAACATATATTTTTTACAGTAATTGGTTTGGTTTTGGCATATATTTTTGTAAGCTTAAATCCGATTGCAGCTAACCATTCTTTGCCGGTATTGTTCGTTTCAGGTTTGATAGCTATCTGTGCAATGATTCTGCCGGGGATTTCAGGATCGTTTCTATTGCTCCTTTTAGGCCAATATGAACATATGCTTAATGCTATTGAAACATTCAATATTGTAGAGATAGTCGTTTTCATTGTTGGTGCAGTTATTGGTATTTTGGGTTTTTCAAGACTTTTAAATTACTTGCTTGAAAACTATAAGGAAATGACAATGGCATTTTTAATAGGTGTAATGATAGGTACTCTTAAGATTCCTGCAGTCAACATTGTTCAATCAGCTTCTACAGGAATATTTGATATTGTTACATGCATTGTAGCTGCTGTTGCAGGTCTTGTCATTATCATTGTTATGGAAACTAGATTTGATTATATTGAATAGTTTCTATTTTTCTTTTTTATCCATGAGGGTGATAGAGATTTTTAAGTGGCTGATTTAGAGGAGGAAGTAAAATAATCCCAATAAGTAAGACTCAATATATTTAACAGATAACATAATCCTATCTATCTGAAAAACAATGAATTGTAAACAATGATAATCTAGTGCTTTTTTAAGGATTCAAAAATAAATTAGCTTGTGATTCATTTGTTTCCAGCTTGAGAATGGTGCTGGGGATTGTTTCAACATAGATTTCAACAGTTATAAAGTATATGTTAATGACAAGACCATAAATTAATTTTTAACCTTCTTTTTAAAAATAGTCCAGGTTAAAATTGCTCAATTAAGTTTTATTTCAAAAAAAAAAAGAAAAAAATGAAGAAGTTTAGTATTCAAATCTGGAATTAAGTCTTACGTGATATTTGTAAACTCCTTCGTGTTCGCTAAGTTTGTATGCATCATAGGCAGAGTATAGTTGATATATTATTGATGCCACTGCAATTAAGTATGAGTATGGAATAAATGCCCAGAGAATTAGAGCAATAATAAACATTCCTACACCTTTTTGAACAGCGCCTTCAAATATTTGACTTATTCCAGGTAGGAAAAATCCTACAACTGTTGCTAATATTCTATTTACCATATTTTCACCTCTTTAAGTGCTTATACTTAAAAAAGTTATTGTATATAAATGTATGTTAATGTACCTTTAATAAGAAAATACGGATATCTGGGAATGCTTTTGATTAATTTCAAAATAAAAAAAGAAAATTGTTTTAAAATTAAATAATAAGTTTCTTTAGAGAAACTTATATTTATTCGATTTTGTAAGCGTTTATTGCAATGATAATTGCATATATTGTTAATATGCCGAAGAAGTATGGCCCATAGAATGGTCCCATTACAAATCCTAAAACCCAAAGAATGATAGCTATTAAAAGAAGAACTCCTCCTTTATAACTTTCTCCTTGTAATATTTGTCCAAGTCCTGGTACGAAAAATGAAATTATTCCTGCTAATGCTCTATCAATCATATTTTTCACCTCTTTTTTAAGTAATTCATATTAAGTACAAAAAGGTTTATAAATGTTTCTTTTATTTAGAACTTTTCATCTTCATATTAAATATTGTTTTAAAGTGTTAAAAATTAATTAAATAGGCTATATTGACTTTAAATACAATAAAAACTATTTATAATTCTTATTTTAAATAATAATGTAGTAATAATCTTTTATTTTAAATTTAAAAATCCGGTGATAAAATTGGATGATGAAAATGGTTTAGTTAGAAACAATGTTCCATATCATCGCCATGATTATCTTTTGAAGCATATCATAGGTGACGATGAGCAGGATTTCTTGGATCTGTTGGAGCTGGATTACACATTCAAAGATTAAGGGCAACAGAATCTGTGGAAATTTTACAGTACAAGTTCGAAATGGATACCCTGATTGAAACCAGTGAAGGCGTCTCAATAAATGTGGAGGTGCAAAGCAACGGTCTTCCCAATCAAAAACTGGCCAAAATCGGAATTTATAAATTAATAAAGTGCGTTTATGGAAATGAAAAAAATATTGACTGTTGTTCTGGATTTGGACAACAATACAGAAGGAGAAATAAATAATGTGGTCTGTGAGGACATTCTGATAGGATACATTAACAAGACATTAAGAAAATATAAAGCAAATCATATATTAAATAATATTACAAATAAAATAAATAACGATGAAACAATTTCGGGCAAGGAACTATTGCTCTTTAAATTAATTACATATGCTTCATTTGACGAGAGCATCGAATCTTTATTGAAGAAGGCATGTTTGATTACAAATAAGATAAGGATTCAAGTTTAAGGACAGATATTAAGGAAATACAGTTGTATTTATGTGAAACAATACCGGAAATAAAGGATAGGTAGGGGTTAAGATTGATAATCAAGGAATAGAGTGGACTTTATAATTATGGGAAAGCAGAAGGTGTGAAGGAAGTTGCTTTGAGGATGAGAGATAATAATTTTCCTTTGGATGAAATTTCCTTTGCTACTGGTCTTTCTGAAGAGGAAATTATTGACTTATAATTCTTTTAAAAATATTTGAGAACATGTTAGTTTTAAAGAAATTAAAAAAACAATGGAAATTATATCCAATAGGATCTCCAAAAGGTGCGTTAAACACCAAAAGGACTCCTGAATTTGTCGGAACAATCAAATTCAAAGAGGATGATGAAGGTAATATTTCAATTAACCGTTTCATAGCAGATTATAGCTATAATGACAATTCCACATTAAACGAGAAGCTCATGCCTCCTCAAGAAGTAATCAAGCTTCTAAGATCACAGGCAGTATTTCTTGCTAGCAGAGATAAAAAAGTGGAGGATTACTTAAAATCACTCAATATCAAGGTCAGACACACAAAAGTCTGTGATTACTGCGCATATGATGGGGATATCACTATCGTAAACTCCGATTATTCATATAAGCACAACAATCAGGTAATATGCAAACAATGTGCATATGACACAATAAAAAATGAAATCAAAATTAGGGGTTTCGATAAAAAGATCTTTAGAAATCTTAAAAATTTGCTTGAAAAAACTGGAAACTTATCAGAAGTATTATCAGTACTCTCTCCCAATTTTGATGCAATCAAAAATAAAAACCTCACGTTATTTGATAGAATAGATAATAAGTCAAAGATTAAAATACCAGACATTGAAATGAAACGCCTTAAAATTCCTAAAAGGTTTAGGGATATTCTTATTAAAAACGGTAATAAAAAACTTCTTCCAGTTCAGATTTTAGCTATTAAGGATGGTCTTCTTAAAGGTCAGGACGAGCTTGTTGTAAGCGCTACCGGAAGTGGTAAAACACTTGTTGGCGAACTTGCAGGAATAACTCAGGCCTTGAATGGTAAAAAATTTGTTTTCCTAACTCCTTTGGTGGCATTGGCTAATCAGAAGTACAGGGATTTTAAAAAAAAATATAAAAAATTAGGATTAAATGTAGCTATTAAGGTAGGTCGTAATCGTGTTAAAGCAAAGGGAGAACTTAAACTTCCGGATTCAGACATTTCAAAAGCAGATATAGTTGTTGCAACTTATGAGGGCATTGATTATCTTTTAAGAAGTGGCAATACAAAGGCTCTTAAAGATTTGGGGGTTGTTTTAATTGACGAGATTCACATGATTGACGATGAGGATCGTGGAACCCGTTTAAACGGCTTAATTAAAAGAATAAAACATTTATATCCACACACTCAAATGATTGGTCTTTCAGCAACCATTAAAAATCCCAAGTTCTTAGCTTCAGAATTTAACATGAAACTGGTGGAATATCCAAATAGGCCAGTTCCATTGGAAAGGCATTTGGTTTATTTAAGAAACGAGTCAGAAAAACGTTTTTTAATGAGTAAATTAGTTAAAAAGGAGTATAATACCAAATCTTCAAGAGGATATAGGGGGCAAACTATAATCTTCACCAATTCAAGGCGTAAAACTCATCAGATAGCAAATTATCTTCAAAACAAAAAGATTAATGCCGCAGCTTATCATGCAGGTTTATCCTATAACAAGAAAGAGAAAATAGAAAAAGATTTTGACAAAGGAAAAATATCCGTTGTTGTAACTACTGCCGCTTTAGCAGCAGGGGTTGATTTTCCCGCTTCTCAAGTAATATTTGATAGTTTAATAATGGGGAATAAGTGGATTTCCCCTAATGAATTTTCACAGATGCTTGGACGTGCAGGAAGACCTAGCTATCATGACAGGGGAATTGTATATCTTTTGCCGGAAGTTGGGAACTCTTTTGAAGGTGTTAGTGAAGAGGCAATGGCTTTAGAACTTCTTGAAAGCGATAGCGAGGATGTTTATATTGAGTATGATGAAGAAAGTGCCTATGAACAAATCCTTGCAGACATTTCTTCAAAATCAATTAAAAACATGCAACAGCTGCATGATTTTTATAAAGGGGTTGATATTCCAGTCAGCTTAAAAATAACTGCTGATGAGTTGGAAGATTTAGGCTTAATAGATATAGATCCAAATTCAAGAATAGGGGTGACTGATTATGGAAGGGCTGTTTCAATGTCATTTTTATCAATTCCCGATGCTGAGTTCATCCGGTCTTCTTTAGATAGTAGGAGCTATCTTAAAAACTATGTTAAGCAATCTCCATTTTATAAAAACAAGGATAAGATGAATAGATTGAAGGTAAAGATTTTAGCTATTGCAATGGATTTGGAAATGTTTGAAAATGCATATCTGTCTTCTGTTATTCATAACCAAATTGCAAATGCATTAAAAATCAAATTTTCAACAAGGCTTTTTGCAGAATCCACACTGGACATCATTTCCAGCGGAGAGGCAATTGAAAAGCTGGATAAGAAATATCAGGATGCAATCATAGCTCTTCAATCTGACTTCTTAAAATGCAAATGTGAAGATAGGCCATTTTGCAGGTGTCTTCAACTTGGAATTAGTGAAGTAATTATAAATGAGCGTTTAAAGGGCAACGACCCTATTGACATTTCAAACAAGCTATTCAGAAAATATCAGATTCAGGTTTATCCAGGAGACATATTTGCATGGCTCGACAACTTCATTAAGAATTTGGATGCGATCAAAAGGATTGCAGGTTCATTTAACAACAAAAAGGTTGAAAAGGAAACTCACAAATTAATAAAGGCTATTGAAAATGGTTGAAATCTTCTAAAGTCAGGTATTGGATTTTTAACTTTTTACAGGCTTCTTTTATTTTTTCAATTGCTAGTTGGGAGTTTTCAAAATATATCAAATGGCTTTCACAGTTACAATCAGAACAACCGAACTTCGGAACCGTTTTTTCATTTTCAGATATGTGTCTTGCTAATTCACATTCCATTTTCTCATCAGATACATGCATCATTACATTTAATACATTTGTGCTATCATTTAATAGGAGATAATCAATATGCCAATGTTTTCGTTTATCGTTACTTAAATGTCTGCGTACTCTCCCTTCAAGTGAGTTCATTGCAGAGCCGATATACACATAACAGCCTTTCTTAAATTCAATTTCGCCCAAAACTTTACCGATTTTGATTATTGAGTCTTTATCCAAATCAACAATCAGACAATAAGTTCCTTTCATATTTATAATTAAGTTTCAATATATTAAAGTATATGATTTTTGAAATAACTACAAAAGGACATAAAAATGTAACTTCAAATCATAAATCCACATTTGAAATTACAACAGATCCTGAAATCGGACCAACTGCAGATTGTATTATTGGTGTAGCTATGGATAAAACTATGAATAACTTTTCTGAGGAGTTCAAATCTAAGATAGCTAATCCCAGCACAGAAATTCATGTTATTTTAGATACTGAAAATGGCCATGATGAGATAGTTGGTTATGGTCATGAGGATTTGGATTTGACCCATCAGAGTGACATTGTTTGTCGAAAAAGCGATTATGTCTGCAATAGAACATTGATGATTAATGCAGATAAGGCTGCAAAAGATTTGGATAAGAATCTTATTGATGATTTAAAACAGGAAAAAGAAATGAAAGTTATTATTAAATTAGTGATATAAATGAGATTGGTTAGTATTGCAAGTGGAAGCAGTGGAAACTGTACTTTAATAGATACAGAGGAAACACATATCTTAGTGGATGCTGGAATCACTAGAAAAAGAATTTCTGAAGGATTAAATGAGGTTGGCGTTTCCATCGATGAAATTGATGGGATTGTTATAACCCACGAACACATTGATCATATCAGGGCCCTTGGGGTTATTTCAAGAAATGACGACATTCAGATATATGCAACTGCCGGAACAATGGAAGGTATAAAAAATAGGAAGGATTTGGGAAAAATCAATGCAGATTATTTTAATGTCATAGAAACAGGCATATCATTTGAAATAGGTGACATTACAGTTTCTCCATTCGAAACATATCATGACACCAATGAGCCATGCGGTTATACCTTCACTCAAAATGACAAGAAAGCTGCTGTAATGACTGATACGGGGATTTATGATGGTGCAATTGCAGAAATGCTTAAGGATTGCAACGCTTTGCTTTTGGAATCAAATCATGATATTGAAATGTTGAGGAATGGGGATTATCCTGAATTTTTAAAGCGCAGAATATTGGGAAATGAGGGACACATGTCCAATCATTTATGTGCACATCTAATTGAAAAGATTCTCCATGATGGTGTTGCGGGTGTTGTTTTGGGACATTTAAGCAAAGACAACAATACTCCTGAAAAGGCATTGGAAACTGTCAAGCAGAGAATCAATGAATATCACGAGGAATGCGATGCCGATGATTTTGACATCTTCGTTGCTGAAAGACATTCCGTGTCCAGGGTAATCGAATTTTAGCCACATGTTAAAATTTGGAAAAATGTAGGATTTGGGTTAAGTTTATATAGTATATTAAACATACTTTTAAATACTGATTTTATTACCCTTTAATGCGGGGGTGGTCGAGCGGTCAAAGGCGATAGGTTGAGGGCCTATTGGGTTAGTCCCTTCGCGGGTTCAAGTCCCGTCCCCCGCACTCTAACAAATATTAACTATTTTTGATTATTATGTCTCATGATTTAGAAAAAGCAATAACAGACAAAGAAGGGAATGTTTTGGTAGATATTGAAGTTTCTCCAAACTCTAAAAAATTTGAAATTTCCGATTACAACGACTGGAGAAATAGGATTGAAATCAGAATAAAACAGGTTCCTCAAAAGGGCAAGGCTAATAAGGAAATTTGTAAAGAGCTGTCTAATATTTTTGATTGTGATGTTGCTATTTTTAAAGGAGAAAAATCCTCTCAGAAAACCGTAATATTTAAAAATTCTTCAAAGGAAGCTATTTTAAATAAATTTCTAGAAGTGATGGATTAATTAATTATTTATGTATTTAATTTTAAAGTATAGATTAGGTGTATAATATGAAGGCAGTAATTCCGGCAGCAGGTTTTGGAACAAGATTTTTACCTGCAACTAAAGCACAACCAAAAGAAATGTTACCTGTTTTTGACAAACCAACTATTCAATATGTGATTGAGGAGGCAGTGGCTTCTGGAATCGATGACATTTTAATTGTAACAGGTAAAAACAAACGTTCAATTGAAGATCACTTTGACAAATCCTTTGAACTAGAATATACTCTTCAGACAGCAGGAAAAGATGACTATCTAAAACAAGTAAGGGAAATTACAGATTTGGCAGATATATGTTATGTTCGTCAAAAAGAACAAAAGGGACTTGGAGATGCAATATATTGTGCTAGAAAACATATTGGGAATGAACCTTTTGCTGTAATGCTTGGAGATACAATAACAAAAGGTAAGGAACCATGTACAAAACAATTGATTGACGTTTACAATAAATATGATGCTTCAGCTATTGCAGTTGAAGAGGTTCCTATTGAAAAAGTAGAAAGATATGGAATTATCAAAGGAGAGGAAATTGAAAAGGATATCTATAGGATAGATCAGTTGGTAGAAAAACCTTTAAAAGACCACGCGCCTTCAAATTTAGCTATTATGGGTCGTTATGTTTTAACTCCTGATATTTTTGACAAATTGGAAGAAACAGAACCCGGTGTTGGTGGTGAAATACAGCTAACAGATGCCTTATCAAAATTAGACGCTATTTATGGTGCTGTTTTCGACGGTAAAACATATGATATTGGAAATCGTTTGGAATGGTTAAAAACATCTATTGAATTTGCTTTGGATGATTCTAATTCCAGAGATGATTTAATAGAATATCTAAAAACAATTATCTGATTTGGGTAGAAATTAGCCCTACTTACTTTTTTTTTATTTTTGTAATTTAATATTCCACATTTTCTTGATAAATTTGAAAAAAAGTTTGATATATTAAATATCATTAAAAATAGAAAATTTTACTATTTTAGAAAAATAATTGAAGGTTATTTCAATTATTTCATCATTAAATCCATTATGCTATAAGGATCGTCTTCTGTTTTTGGTTTTGGCTGTGCAAGGCCAGGAATTGCATTTCTTGCAAATTCTTTATTTGCCTTTTTTGAAACATCATCAAAAATCATTTTATATGCAGTGCACTGAGGGTCCACTGCTTTGGATGTTCCTGTAGCTACAATTGCATTATATGGACATCCTCCAAGACAATATTTCATATGTCTGCATTTTTTACAGTTTTCTTCAACATATTCTTTAAATTCCTGAAGTTTTTTCCACGCTGCAGATGTTTTCAAGTCCTCAAAAGAAGGATTGTCCCCCACATTTCCAAGAACATAGTCATCCATCCCAACAAAACGATAACAAGGATAGATGGATCCATCAGCACCGACAGCAAGAGTTACTCCAATACAATCGGCAAATGTGCATAAGGTACCTCTTCTTCTAAGTGTACTTTTAGCTATATGGTCCAGATCCATTATGGAAAATTTATCTAAATCGTATAGGTATTTGTCCAGCCAATCAACCAACAATTTTCCATGTTCCTCTTGATCAAGGGTCCATGGATCAGCATTATCTCCACGTAATGATGGAAGAGCTGCATGTATTTTTAAATTCATTTCATTTTCTTTAAAAAAGTCATAAAGCTCATCACTATAATCCTTAGAATAATCGGTTACGGTTAAAACAAAGTTAATGTTCAATCCATTATCTTTAGCTAGATGATAACTGTCCATTGTTCTTTTAAAGTATCCTTCTCCTCTCTGATAATCATTTATGTCTTCAGGACCATCAATACTTGTACTTATTGTAATATTGTATTTTTTAAATAGGTCAATCAATTCTTGATCTAAAAGCCAAATATTACTTTGCAATGAATATCCTTCAACATTTGGAAGTGTATTTAACTTTTCAAGAGCATATTTGTAGAAATCATAACCTGCAAGTAAGGGTTCTCCTCCATGGAATGTAAAATGAACTTTATCATCTCTAAAATCTTTTAGCCAATCTACAATCTGGTCTATAATTTTAATATCCATTACAGGACTCTCTTTTTCTGAACCCCAACAATATTTGCAGTTTGATGGACAATTAAGTGTTGGAATTATCATTACATGAAATGTCATTTTTATCCGTAGTATTTGTTTAGTTCTTTAATTATTTTTTTCTTTTCATCTTCTTCCATATTTTCGTTAACAAGGAAGATATATCCGCATTCATCACATTTTACAGTGTCTAATTCTGCATGTGCTTTATAATTGTCTAACATACGTCTATGTGCGGTTTTATCTTTAGATCCACATTTTGGACATGGTGCGAGTAATTCTTCAAGTTTCATTTTTATAACCTCCAAATTATATTTATTTTTATTATTTAAAAGAATTTTTGATATATTGGCATTCCGATATGTTTGATGAACCATAGTTTAAATCCAAAGAAATGACCTTCAAATTCTTTCTGTACCTTTGAGAGTTCTTTTGGTATGTCTAGATGTTGAGGGCATTTTCTTAAACATTTTCTACAGCTATTACAAAGCCCTGCATTTGTCTGGTCATTCATAACACCTCCAACAGAGGTGAAATAATTGATAAGGCTTCTGTTTATCAATCCCTTTTGATTAAATAGGAATTTTTCATTATATACTTTCATG encodes:
- a CDS encoding TIGR04083 family peptide-modifying radical SAM enzyme produces the protein MTFHVMIIPTLNCPSNCKYCWGSEKESPVMDIKIIDQIVDWLKDFRDDKVHFTFHGGEPLLAGYDFYKYALEKLNTLPNVEGYSLQSNIWLLDQELIDLFKKYNITISTSIDGPEDINDYQRGEGYFKRTMDSYHLAKDNGLNINFVLTVTDYSKDYSDELYDFFKENEMNLKIHAALPSLRGDNADPWTLDQEEHGKLLVDWLDKYLYDLDKFSIMDLDHIAKSTLRRRGTLCTFADCIGVTLAVGADGSIYPCYRFVGMDDYVLGNVGDNPSFEDLKTSAAWKKLQEFKEYVEENCKKCRHMKYCLGGCPYNAIVATGTSKAVDPQCTAYKMIFDDVSKKANKEFARNAIPGLAQPKPKTEDDPYSIMDLMMK
- a CDS encoding TIGR04165 family Cys-rich peptide, which translates into the protein MKLEELLAPCPKCGSKDKTAHRRMLDNYKAHAELDTVKCDECGYIFLVNENMEEDEKKKIIKELNKYYG